A genomic region of Pseudomonas frederiksbergensis contains the following coding sequences:
- the ahpC gene encoding alkyl hydroperoxide reductase subunit C, translating to MPIINSPVKPFNATAYKNGNFVEVSDADLKGKWSVVFFYPADFTFVCPTELEDLADNYDAFQKLGVEIYSVSTDTHFAHAAWHNTSPAIGKIKYTMIGDPTHVISRNFDVLIEEVGLADRGTFVINPEGQIKIVELNDGGVGRDASELLRKIKAAQYVAAHPGEVCPAKWKEGEATLAPSLDLVGKI from the coding sequence ATGCCTATCATCAACAGCCCAGTAAAACCGTTCAACGCTACCGCCTACAAAAACGGCAACTTCGTCGAAGTGTCGGACGCCGATCTGAAAGGCAAATGGTCTGTCGTGTTCTTCTACCCGGCCGACTTCACCTTCGTTTGCCCAACCGAGCTGGAAGACCTGGCTGACAACTACGATGCGTTCCAGAAGCTGGGCGTTGAAATCTACAGCGTGTCGACCGACACCCACTTTGCCCACGCTGCCTGGCACAACACGTCGCCTGCGATCGGCAAAATCAAGTACACCATGATTGGTGACCCGACCCACGTGATCTCCCGCAACTTCGACGTGTTGATCGAAGAAGTCGGTCTGGCTGACCGCGGCACCTTCGTGATCAACCCGGAAGGCCAGATCAAAATCGTCGAACTGAACGACGGCGGCGTTGGCCGTGACGCTTCCGAGCTGCTGCGCAAAATCAAGGCTGCTCAGTATGTCGCTGCTCACCCGGGCGAAGTGTGCCCAGCCAAGTGGAAAGAAGGCGAGGCCACCCTGGCTCCGTCCCTGGACCTGGTCGGCAAGATCTAA
- the gloA gene encoding lactoylglutathione lyase yields MSLHELNTFPGVTAQPDTATQQFVFNHTMLRVKDITKSLDFYTRILGFTLVEKRDFPEAEFSLYFLALVDKNQIPADAAARTQWMKSIPGILELTHNHGTENDADFAYHNGNADPRGFGHICISVPDIRAACERFEALGCDFQKRLNDGRMKSLAFIKDPDAYWVEIIQPAPL; encoded by the coding sequence ATGAGCCTGCACGAACTGAACACGTTCCCCGGCGTTACCGCCCAACCTGACACTGCCACGCAGCAATTCGTCTTCAACCACACCATGTTGCGGGTCAAGGACATCACCAAATCCCTGGACTTCTACACGCGCATCCTCGGCTTTACGCTGGTGGAAAAGCGCGACTTTCCGGAAGCCGAGTTCAGCCTGTACTTCCTGGCGCTGGTCGATAAAAACCAGATCCCGGCCGACGCCGCTGCACGCACCCAGTGGATGAAATCGATTCCCGGCATTCTTGAGCTGACGCACAACCACGGCACCGAGAACGATGCGGATTTCGCCTACCACAATGGCAACGCCGACCCTCGCGGTTTCGGCCATATCTGCATCTCCGTACCGGACATTCGTGCCGCATGCGAGCGCTTCGAAGCCCTGGGCTGCGATTTCCAGAAGCGCCTGAACGACGGCCGCATGAAGAGCCTGGCCTTCATCAAGGACCCGGACGCGTACTGGGTTGAAATCATTCAGCCGGCACCGCTGTAA
- the ahpF gene encoding alkyl hydroperoxide reductase subunit F — protein MLDANLKAQLKSYLERVTQPIEIVASLDDGAKSQEMLALLKDVASLSQHITLLDNGTDVRKPSFSLNRPGSDISLRFAGIPMGHEFTSLVLALLQVGGHPSKASVEVIEQIRSLKGEFNFETYFSLSCQNCPDVVQALNLMAVLNPNIRHVAIDGALFQDEVTERQIMAVPSVYLNGVNFGQGRMGLEEIIAKIDTRAIERQAEKINAKETFDVLVVGGGPAGASAAIYAARKGIRTGVAAERFGGQVLDTMAIENFISVQETEGPKLAVALEEHVKQYDVDIMNLQRADTLLPGKNGELHEIKFASGASLKARTVILATGARWREMNVPGEQQYRNKGVAYCPHCDGPLFKGKRVAVIGGGNSGVEAAIDLAGIVAHVTLLEFDVQLRADAVLQRKLHSLPNVTVITHAQTTEVTGDGQKVNGLRYKDRQSGEVLSVELEGIFVQIGLLPNTDWLKGTVELSPRGEIIVDNRGETSIPGVFAAGDVTTVPYKQIVIAVGEGAKASLSAFDHLIRTSAPA, from the coding sequence ATGTTGGACGCCAATCTTAAAGCTCAGTTGAAGTCATACCTGGAACGGGTCACCCAGCCGATCGAGATCGTCGCCTCCCTCGACGACGGTGCGAAATCCCAGGAAATGCTCGCGTTACTCAAAGACGTTGCCAGTCTTTCCCAGCACATTACCTTGCTCGACAACGGTACCGATGTGCGTAAGCCATCGTTCTCGTTGAACCGCCCGGGAAGTGATATCAGCCTGCGTTTCGCCGGTATCCCCATGGGCCACGAATTCACTTCGTTGGTGCTGGCCTTGCTGCAAGTCGGCGGTCACCCTTCAAAGGCCAGTGTCGAGGTGATCGAACAGATCCGCTCGCTCAAAGGCGAGTTCAACTTCGAGACCTACTTCTCGCTGTCGTGCCAGAACTGCCCGGACGTGGTTCAGGCGTTGAATCTGATGGCGGTGCTCAACCCGAACATCCGTCACGTCGCCATCGACGGTGCGTTGTTCCAGGACGAAGTCACTGAGCGTCAGATCATGGCGGTGCCAAGCGTTTACCTGAACGGCGTTAATTTCGGTCAGGGCCGTATGGGCCTGGAAGAAATCATCGCCAAGATCGACACCCGCGCCATCGAGCGCCAGGCCGAGAAAATAAACGCCAAAGAAACCTTTGACGTGCTGGTTGTCGGTGGTGGCCCGGCCGGTGCTTCGGCGGCGATCTACGCGGCCCGTAAAGGCATTCGTACCGGCGTTGCGGCCGAGCGTTTTGGTGGTCAGGTGCTGGACACCATGGCCATCGAAAACTTCATCTCGGTACAAGAGACTGAAGGGCCGAAGCTGGCTGTTGCACTGGAAGAACACGTCAAGCAATACGACGTCGACATCATGAACCTGCAGCGCGCCGACACGTTGCTGCCGGGCAAGAACGGCGAGTTGCACGAGATCAAATTCGCCAGTGGCGCTTCGCTCAAGGCCAGGACCGTGATCCTTGCGACCGGTGCTCGCTGGCGTGAAATGAACGTCCCGGGCGAGCAGCAATATCGCAACAAGGGCGTGGCGTACTGCCCGCACTGCGACGGCCCGCTGTTCAAAGGCAAGCGCGTTGCGGTGATCGGTGGCGGTAACTCGGGTGTGGAAGCGGCCATCGACCTGGCCGGTATTGTCGCCCACGTGACCCTGCTGGAGTTCGACGTGCAGTTGCGTGCCGATGCGGTGTTGCAACGCAAGTTGCACAGCCTGCCGAACGTGACGGTGATCACCCATGCGCAAACCACTGAAGTGACCGGCGACGGTCAGAAGGTCAACGGCTTGCGTTACAAGGATCGTCAGTCAGGCGAAGTGCTGAGTGTAGAGCTGGAAGGGATCTTCGTGCAGATCGGTTTGTTGCCTAATACCGATTGGCTCAAAGGCACCGTCGAGCTGTCGCCGCGCGGCGAAATCATCGTCGACAACCGTGGTGAGACTTCGATACCAGGTGTGTTTGCTGCCGGTGACGTCACGACCGTGCCATACAAGCAGATCGTGATTGCAGTAGGCGAGGGTGCCAAGGCATCGTTGAGTGCTTTCGATCATCTGATTCGCACGTCTGCCCCGGCATAA
- a CDS encoding histone-like nucleoid-structuring protein, MvaT/MvaU family encodes MSRLAEFRAAEKALQEQLAQLESLKNDAGLKKEIEFEEKLQGLMKTYGKSLRDIIAILDPNPKSSLQQAAAPKTRRARVVKVYQNPHTGELIETKGGNHRGLKAWKEQYGASTVDSWLRA; translated from the coding sequence TTGTCCAGACTCGCTGAATTTCGTGCCGCTGAAAAGGCCCTTCAAGAACAGCTCGCACAGCTGGAATCGCTGAAGAACGACGCCGGGCTCAAGAAAGAAATCGAATTCGAAGAAAAGCTCCAGGGGCTGATGAAAACCTACGGCAAAAGCCTGCGCGACATCATCGCCATTCTCGACCCGAACCCAAAATCCAGCCTCCAGCAGGCCGCCGCACCTAAAACCCGCCGCGCTCGCGTGGTCAAGGTTTATCAAAACCCGCACACCGGTGAATTGATTGAAACCAAGGGCGGCAATCACCGCGGCCTGAAAGCCTGGAAGGAACAATATGGTGCGAGCACCGTCGACTCCTGGCTGCGCGCTTAA
- a CDS encoding DUF4946 domain-containing protein produces MLRPYCYLFVLTCLFSAVARAETVLPEITWPSGWEVQVLPQEDATAQTSSRVSRQRAVKNDANGDPVLVMELTMSQVEPGHEVNLQGVLLEMRKSVQKDFFQGGYQSVCNKIHPATLSRLPALETTCTVTQNGRHLLSQTLVAALDADKAYVFSYAGQAEAYAASQDDIRDARNSLKL; encoded by the coding sequence ATGTTGCGACCGTATTGCTATCTGTTTGTGTTGACCTGCCTGTTTTCGGCTGTTGCCCGCGCCGAGACTGTGCTTCCCGAGATTACCTGGCCCAGCGGCTGGGAAGTGCAAGTGTTGCCACAAGAGGATGCGACAGCTCAAACATCGTCCAGGGTTTCAAGGCAGCGGGCGGTGAAAAACGATGCAAACGGTGATCCGGTCCTGGTGATGGAGTTGACCATGAGCCAGGTTGAGCCTGGGCATGAAGTCAATTTGCAAGGTGTGCTGCTGGAAATGCGCAAGTCCGTGCAAAAGGATTTTTTTCAGGGCGGCTATCAAAGTGTTTGCAACAAAATTCATCCTGCTACATTGAGCAGGCTGCCAGCGCTGGAAACCACCTGTACGGTCACGCAGAATGGACGACATCTGTTGTCGCAAACATTAGTCGCGGCGCTAGATGCCGATAAGGCCTATGTTTTTTCCTACGCAGGCCAAGCCGAGGCTTATGCCGCAAGTCAGGATGACATACGCGATGCGCGAAACAGTTTGAAACTTTAG